The window ATCCAATACCTTTTCGATTAATGAGATTGTTTATCAGCAACGTTTCCGTTTCCATTCCTTATTTTTCGTTCATCACAAGCGGAAATCCTGTTTTTCGTTATCGTTATATTTATGTGATACTGGTGTTTTTCCTAATTCTTAATCCTAAACTGAATAATCACTGTCAATTCATATGTTGTAGGATACGAACGTACAGTTTAGTGAAGTAATGTAAAATTACTATTCAAACATTGGAAAACCAACTTTAGATTTTGTGACATTAGATGATCATTGTGGAAGCTGGAAGTTATTGAGGGTTGGGGTACTCTCGCAATAACTTAAGTCCTTCTTGGTGTTTGATATAAAAGAATGTCAAATATAGCTTCTGATTAGataaaaaattagtttttcaGTTTAACAACTTAGAGGTATTACCGTTGGTCTGCTTCTCGCTTTTAACTTGTCTTGTGAACTAGAaattaatagtaataataataaaatccgTCCTTTAACGCTCGCAGTTGCGTAGATTCCTCTAGTATAACACATAACACACAGTTCCTATTATTTTAGTCTGATTTAACAGTCTTTTATTATAAAATATAATTGACTGTACATTCTTGTGCTAACGTATCACACCAATCCAACTGAATTCATCCAATAATGAAAATCTTACTGAGGAAATGAAACTAGGAAGTGGCGTGATCAAGGTGctgcaaaaaaatgaaaggtgaaaagaaattggaacAGGAATAGGACACACCAGAGATCTCGAAAATTCGAAAGGAATATACTGAATACTTGCCAAAGAGTGTAATGGATAAGCAAAAGCGATTcaagaacgaagaaaaaaaactgtacaaTCGTTGAAGATCCTGGCTAACAATAGAAAATGGGAGATATTTCAGTTACTACTCACCCAACATTGTCTTTTGGCGTTGTAGGACAACTACTTATAGGTTTTGTGAAAACGTGAATGGGTCGCCGAAAGCCTTTAGCAGCATGATGTGGGGTTGCTATTTCTTCGCAAGTAGAGAACCCTACTTGCGAAAGTAGATAATCAGGAAACCGCTCAGGATATAGTTGAATAGCCGCATAGTTTGCAGCAATAGTTTCCTGTGGAATGTAAGCAGATACTTCAGTTTTTAATTTCCCTAGGAAATTTGTATTGCAACTCACCGTtaattttttctcttgttgtaAGATGCCCAACCTTGCGCCTCAAGTACCAATTTTCCTCCTGGTCGTAAATGGGCGAAAATTCTGTGGAAAAAACGTTTCAGTCCAGCATCTTTCCAATTGAGATGTACCCATTTCGTGACGGAAAGACAAAGAATAGCATCATATTCTGGTTGAACCATTTGAAGAAATTCGTCGCTTTCGGGTACGTAATTCCCCTGGACGAAAGAAACGTTGTCGGGAAAGCGGGATGATGCGGCAGATGAACTGGTGCTTGGTATGGATCCGTACATGAGTGGCATGGAAACTGGGAATTGACGTTCATTCGGATGGGAGCCAGAGTAAGTTTTTATATTCTTGCGAGCAATTGCTATCAATTTGGGGTCAATGTCAATTCCAACGATTTGTTTTGGATTGAAATCACGAGCCACGCAAAGTGTCACGTGTCCTGCATTGCATCCAATATCCAAGACGTCTTTGTCTTCGAACCACTCACGCCAGAACGAACGGAGTCGCAGGTCTTCGCAGTTGGGGTTGCGATAACCATAATACCTAATAATTATCAACTCATTTAGCGTAAACGTAAAAATTTCATGTAATTCATTAGCTTACCTATCGTAATTTCCATACTGAAACCGTTTAACCTCTTTTACGTTCTGACTTGAACAAGACTGTTcagaattattatttaattggCTGCTTCCGGCCATTTGACTTTCTCTTGAAGGGCATCGAGAAAACGGGCGCTGACTTTGAGTTTTGGCAGTAGACTCTTTTGAAAGAGATCTTGGAAAAAATCCACATCGCTTTCTAGCTCCAGGTTGTGGAACTACAGGGCTAACTATTTTGTCATCCGGCCGCCTGCAATGCCTGATCGCTTCCGTTTTCAACTTTAAATCTTTGAATTCTCGCGTACTAATAGAGTTTTCTGGTTTTGTTTCGGCTGCAACATGGTTTTCTGCTGCCTGTACGGCAACTGGCTTAACCACAGGAAGATCCAATGTGAGCGTTCTTAACTCAGGTGAATTTCTTCGAGCATCTAGCACTTCACTAGCACTGTTCGTTCTCCTTCGTTTGCGGTTTCGCCCTCGCTTTTTCCTCATCACTGCATTCGGAGAAATCAATGCTCTTTCCGCTAAATCATCATCTGGCAtattcaaatttaatggatcCCTTATATTAGATGGAATTAATACTTCAATTTCTTCCTTTCGGTGCTTAGGGGTAGGTAGAGGTGAGGATTCTGGAGTATGTTCATTCAAAGCTCGGTTAATTCTTTCATCTGCTAGACTTCCCAAGTTTAATGGATCTCTGCTGTTGCCTCCAAGCAGAAACTTTGTTGGTCTCACAAACTCATCTTTGCGTCTCCTCTTGAAGTGTTGAGGTTTGCTTTCAAACGAAAGACTTAAACTCCTTTTCCGTTGACTGTTTGACTGTTTAACCATTTTCTTTGGACTCACAAAATGTGGAATAGTGGGCTCTGCAGGTCTGTCAACACCTTCTGTTGGGAAGTGAACTCGCTTCATTTGTCCAATATTAAGAGAAACTACTTGCGTTGACGCCATTGTTTTTCACGTAATATAATCCTGTAATAAAAAGTAAAGTTTGTCACCCTGAAATAATCTTGGTTTGAAACTAGAGCATTACTGGGTAGGTTGAAATTTCTGGATAGTGAAAAccattcaaatttaaataacttCCATAAATCGAAATATGCGACATCTAGCGGACAAATCGGAAAGCTGACACTGAAAATCGTTTGTATACACAAAGAAAATTAACTAAAACTAGCCATAAAAGCTAAAATTGTACAGAAGGTGGTAAAATGTTACCTCGAATGAATTTTGTCTTACAAATGTGATAATATGGGCTTTAAATATTAGACAAGGTGTGCTAAGACCGACCTTGTCGACGTCCGACCACAATGCGTTGTGATGTCCCTTTCTTCGCGTTGGGGCAAGGATGGGGGAAGGGTAATAAATACTACCCCTCCCCCACGCAACGTTGCACAACTTGCGAAAAGATTCGTTCTTAGGTATGGAACTATGGATTAGGAGACTAGCGTTCATTTCAAACGTGTTGTGCTCAGAAATTTAACACTAAAAGTCATGAAAACTTTTCACATGTAGATTGATTTCACAAGAGGGGAAATGGGATAGAAATGTGGGATGTTCTGGTAAAATGGTAGAAAGAATTTATAGTTCAAACTTTGAAGATACGTGAAAACGTAAATAATTAAGAGTCtgaattcttgaaaaaaatgtcggtGTTAAGTTAACTAGTAATGTATTGGTTCTGCTTCCCTTTTTAGAGCATTAGGAGTCTATTAAGTTAAAGCATGTGTGTGTATTAAATCATTTTAGAAACTGGGTCATCAAATATTGTCCCACATGtaatataaaagaaataaatgtatgaaaaaaggaaagcaaatAGGCTAATCAATGTGTGGAATGGTGTGCTTCTGGACCACGGTCCAGTTTTTGaagatgtaaaatttttatatttatttatttttaattttcaggtaaaaaaaaaaatatacgtaTACAACGTTTTGTTACGTTTATGGGCCATCTGGTGTTAACTATTTGTGATTCTTTACATCACCACTAGATGGTGTGGGGCGTCTTCACAAATAGTTTGTAGTTCATGAATTTTGTTGCGACAAATTTGGAAGAATGGTaacattttctcaatgtcTTATAGATGCTATTGgcttgaatgaaaaatgtcaTTCGTTAACTTTTTTTCAGACGAGTGTCTGGATGACAAAATAAGTTCCTATATGCAATCTTATGCGCACTTAACGCACGGAAACTATATTTTCTCATGTGTTATCTCACGAATAGCACCTTCCGCAttatatataattttatcGCATTACTACGATGTGGCAccagaaaatcaaaaaaattatatctGAATAAAAACCGGTAAACGAAAAGCCATAAGCGAACTAACGGGAACTAAACGAAAACATTGTTTCGCGAAAGGATGGCCTTCcaaggtatttctttttcacgatcCACGTATTTCGTAcccgttgttgttttttttgtgtaacgCATTGGCTTCCTACTGCAGAAGGAATATGGGGAAGCGTAGACGAAACaagaataaattcaaaatctcCAGTGCTTCGGAGACGATGGTCAAGTGGTCATCTTGCAACCGTAAAAATCGACCTTAGTGATATGTAACATAGCGGCGCATCGGCAAATCGGTATCGCATTCGTTGCGGCATCACATTACCAGTTTTATCTATTTGCCGTCTCATTTCCCTTTATTTTGCATAATGTCCGTTGCTTTCTTCAGAAGAGTTGACTACCCCGAAatatacaaaatttaaaatggtTCCTATAGTTACTCAATACCAACTGTGTGCCATGGGGGAGAAATGTATAGTTTTGTGCGTGTTTATGTTTGCTTAATTGGCATCAGGTTAATCCGTGAGACATTCTTTGTCGTTcaagcaaaaatattatgcTCCTAGAGCCCAAGGCAAATTGAATGTTGACAGAAAATTTGGCATTTACAGTTTTGCAACCGTTGAGCGTGTCACCTGAAATGGATGATAAGCAACTCGCTTTTTACAGCAATTTCTAAGACATACACGTTTTATAAATGACAGGACTTGAACGTGTCTGTCCCATGTCGATTCATTGCTTgattcccatttttttccccagtaAATTATACAAGTGCTGCGAAGGTCACACATCTAGATTTCAAGCTACTAGTATGGAGCTTGCTGCCACATAGAATAATTGTTACATTTTATCGTTCCTACATGTAAACATAGCTAAATCTACGTGCATCATACAACATATCTGCTCTATTGAAAActcaaaaatgattaaatcAAAAACAACTGAATTAGCATTATGAGTTGAaagcgcaaaagaaaaacgttccGTCAATTGCAAATCGTAGAAGAAACAagacatcattttttttttacaacatccCTCGCCGTTGCAGCTGGATTTCTTTGGGCGCGGACGAGATTTTTATAAATGCTGTACACAACTCCAAGAGGAAGAAAGAATCTACCGACATGGCTTCTTTATCTCGATAGATCTAAATAGAGAAAGTATTCTGACAGATACAAACGACGTTACTTTGACGATACGCTCAAAACGATACGCATCgagtttttttccctatttttcttttggctatcGAATTTTAAACAgagtttcttgttttgttctgtttttacttttattcCCTTTAATGTCGCCCCGTGTTATAGGTGTTCTCTATAAACTTAAGAGGTTAGAAACTTGTTTCGTATCGTCCCCCCTCTACGGCCTAAGGGAATGGAAGATTTTGACCCATCCAGGCCATCTACCCAATTCAACCTGCAAGCAAGTAAGAGAATTTCTTAACTGAAAAACCTCGTGTCAGATGTCCGTGAGTCAGTTTTCAGTTTCGTTTCGAAATTTCATTCGTACGCCAAAAGCTGCCAAATGTTCTTTTAGCGCGAATGGCAACCGCTTGTCCGCAAACGCCCAACGCAGATTTCGTTGTATgagtttgatttcttttatgGAATACGCTCTGATGTAAATATTCTggaattctaaaaaaaaaaaaaaaaaaaaaaaaaaagaattacataGAGGGTAAAAGGATTTCAAAACCTGTTTGGTTAGCTTATAAAAGTTCAGTTTGcatttctgttgtttgttACATTCTCTTTCAACGTATCCCCTATTCGGGAATCTACATGAAAATGTTCACTGTACGATGCAAACTACACTGTGCAAGAATATGCAACTATGGGCGATTTCTAGTGACTACTAATTAATTATTGTAAGTCGCCGGAAAGCTCAGTATTAGATGgaatgctctttttttttttttatttcttttctcaagAGTGCTGCCTCTGCTGGAAACATGACTTGCGGACCGACTGAGACGGAAAGAGTGTGTTTGCCCTTTGCTATTCTGGTTAATAAAACCACTCCCAAAAAACCGGCTTTTCTTACTTGATCCCGCGGTCATTCTCCTCTTCATTGTAGCTAAACTTGCTGGTACCCATCTGCATTAATggtaatgtttaaaaatacaattgatTAAGGCCAGCTGATTGACTTGCAATATTCAAacgattttcatttaaatttaaagcaAGTAGGGTTAACGAAAAGATGTCGCCCGTTTAAGGTCATACCAATACGGGCATAAGTTTTGAAGTTTCCCCTGTGCAACGAAGGTCAGTCTTGGGAACAAGTCGTTGCTATCAGTCAACCAGAATGTTCAAGCCAGTCGTTGACTATAGCGCAGACATTCGGGTTTtgttacatttcattttcttcaaaaatcaTGCAATCATCAAAGAAAGAACTAACGAAACCAACATGTTAGCTTGTATTTGACTTCATCCGGGGATAACATCATGACACGATAGATGTGCATATAAATGTACAGCTTTGataatttgtgtgtgtgtgtgtggtgtaATTATAACACTAGAATTTTGTTACCCTTGCgagaacgaaaagaaagagaatctAGTATCACTAACTAGCGGGGCCCCAAAACCTTCTCGGTCCACCCATTAGAAATTGGGGAGGAGATAGTCCGAGAAACGTCAGAGGCGAACAGCCATGACACCCGCACTGGACTTGGCCCGCTTCACAATATACCAGGCTGCGGAGACCGGTTAGTTGGATTCGAACTTTCAATCGGTAAACACCCTCCGGAGAAGCTGCtcgtcaatttttttttttttgagcgacTTGATTTCGATTCTTGAGGCCATTTTCTACGGTAGCAGAAAAGAAGATGCTGGTATCAAATGggtaagatttatttttaaatttcaatttggtGCTCCTTAAAGCTTTCGAGTTTAAAAACTGGAGGTTTTGATATAGCTAATGGATGGTAAAGATTGTTGCATGTAAAGCAACACGTTGGGTTTTTCCTTTAGATTCATCAACGCCGTTCAtcgcgcgtttttttttgttttaattctattctccgttttattttttctccttcctgTTTTCGAGTGTCAGAAGACGAGGGGGATGTAAAGAAGCGATAGCGCTGGATGCCTAAACATGGCCATCTGACCTTGTCACGTGATTTGAATATTTATTTCGAAAGACGTTGAGAAGCGAGAGGAGGATTAAAACTACTTCCCCTGCAACCGACATCTCTTGTGCGCGAGGGTTCATCAGGTCACCATAGACATTTTTCACtcgttttttcattcttttctattcCCGCCCCTCCTTTCCCGTGTTTGTTTGACTTTCATTAATTCACGTCCGAAGTGGTCGTGATTGAAATTCAAGCCACCGGTAcgccaattttattttttgatttgaattaaGGCTAAAATTTTGGGGTGGACAGTGCGGCGATGACCTGAAGTGATACGGAGGACGAAGTTTGTCGCTGCGCTGCTTTTCGTGGCGCGACACTTCTTTGCGTTTAGATACACAGGCTAGCGGAGAACCGGTATTTCCTGATTCGCCCGATGGTTGACTCTGGCGGTCTGATAATGGAaagacttttcttttaaaaaaaaagggaaaaaaaaaaaaagggagggagagGCTTTGAACTTGTCTGGTATGGAATGCATTAGGTCGATTCATGCTTCATCACGCCACAACGAGAGTGAGAATATAGTTATCCCTACTAGGGTCTGATTCggctttttcaaaaactagaACCCAAAGGAAATTACCATTGGTAAGAGAGAGACCAAGCTTCAAACGAATCGAAATTCCTGCTGTTGCTATGTAGATTTGGTAGACATATTTAGCGTTAGCCGTGTGCACTTTGTGCAAATCGAACCATCTCGCTGTCAAAATTTTcaactgccatttttttttccttgttcacATCGTCAGTTGCGTGGCCCTCGCCTTTGCtcagcttttatttttgacgaagattTTTCCCTTAGATAAGTTTCACGAGAGAAACGAAGGCAACCGGATAAGTCGTTCTCTCTCTTGTTCAACTTGAGCTGGAAATGAAATCATGGTTCGTAAGGTTTTAGGCTCGTCAAGTGGGAGCTGATTGTCTGTTTATGTTTAGACAGGGATTGATGAAAAAGggcgaaagaagaaagaaaaaataaaaaaaaaaataagtgagTGAAGTAGATTTCCATGGAACGATTATGCCAGACATGGCCACTACGCAAGGCATTTCGTTTTCGTATGAGTTCGTCTGTGGTCATTAGAACGGAGGCTTTTTATCTCGAGAGTTTTCGGTGCAACCATTTCTGTGTTCCAGGACAGTGTAGATGAACCAACATCTCGCTCTtgtaaatattaaatatttattaaaatgtCTGGTGTTCCTAACCTCTTCACATTTATAGTATTGCATTAATAACGCAACGTTGTATCTTTTTAACAGGTCCTGTTTCAAAATTGCATATTTGGATGTCGGCATTTGATCAGGTTCTGGAACATCGACTCCAAACGAACATCGGCAACTATTTGCGTATCTATGACATGGCATCACAGGTATTGATATTTCCTCACTAAAATttgtgaaaataaaatcagAGCGTAGCTTTATCATCTTAAGGTTTCAGCttaatgttttaatttttttttgcattattCATACATTCACGATGAATATAAGGTTTCGAATAGTTGTTTTTATATGGAAAAAAGGGCACATCGTTCTATAAATAGAGCATGCATACATTTTGCGGTTATTTCTATGCTCCACGTGACTCTTCATTGAAGACTTAGAAAATACTATTTGCTATTCAATGTATGACCGCAGCTCTCGAGTTTTTGTAAAACGGTAATTGTTATGTAGCAATATAGTAGCTAAATAAGAATGAAATTATCTTTGATTTTAAAACCCCTTCTTCTTTGCAGGCATCGTGATGGCTGACAGCGGTACCAAAGAAGTACAACACGTTTAACTATGTTAAAATCACACGCTTCCCCCTACACTATGGGTTATGACTTTTGCAAGCGATTGTCGCTCTCTCCCTAAAGCTTTAAAAACatctccaagaaaaaaaaaacagaacatggatggtaagaaaaatttaaaaaaataagagaggggggagggaaaaGAGAGATTTAAATTTCGACCATGTAAGCTCTGATGAAAAGTGTGGACGTTGCAGTAGTAATCTGAAGCTGGATGTTTCCACCGATAAATCTGACTCGGGCTATCGCAGCGACCTTGGTGACCTCTTTAACCCTGCCTCCCTCTTTTTCTGCTGCACAGTCCAGCAACAGTTCGACAGAGCCGAttgagctgctgctgctggagcCACTGATAAGTctatattcaaatttcttgcGAAGGGCGGTGGGGTGCAAGAGTGCGGGTCACGGACGCgagctcttttctttttttttttaattttatcgTTTCTTTCGGCCTCCGCGATTGGTGGCATCCGTTCATTTCTGAAGACTTGCAACTTCTTCTTTAGCAGCCCAACCATCAAAAGTCATTCCCTTGGCTGCCATCTGCGACTCGACAACGATTTTCTTCCTAATCTGCTTGAACAAATACTGGAGGGAGCATCAGGCCAAACGCAATACGGTTTGTCCAGGAGGTAATGCTGcgctattttttgttgttgttcagtgtttgaagaaagaaaggagaaCTGTGTCCCATTTATGatctttttttatgatgtGCAAGCGAACTGTTTTTAACCCATTGGCTTGTGTGCGTTTCTCTATCGTCTGGCCCGACAGGGTGTCTCAGATCTGGTGCTTAGATTAGCAGCTACGTCCTTCTTAACAGATAGAAAAGTGatttacttttatttattttattgctgtatgtttttgaaattcttttcttcaactAGTCATTTAAAGCGTATTGGTAGGATCCGCTCCATTCGtttgaaatggtgctctgttTGCACGCAACGTGTTTTGAACGAATCATCTTACCGGAGTATCGGTTTCCATCTTACCGGGCAGCATTAGATTGGCTTTTTAACAAAGCACTTTGTGCGTTTTCTAATACTGTCAGGTAAAGATGTCCTCCGTGCTTGTTGAATCATCACGTTCTCCAGCTACAGaatcttttctacatttaaatcgtttttttgttttctttgtacgAAATAATTCTGTCACTTGCCATCGAACACAATGTTCCAGCTGAAGATACATCCTTCATTTCCTAGAATTATTGTCTTTCTAAAATCTAATAAATGGAATACGACGAAAAGAGTGGCCCATCTCTTTCGAAACTTATCTGGAATAATCTTCGTGGTACACTATCTGCTCCTATTGTACAATAGAAATGTGAAGCAATAACAAGGACGCAGcggcatttaatttttgtacacgaaaataaaataaaggaaaagaaaacaaaacgataaaGTTCGTGGAATCTTTCCGCTGGACTGCGAAActgtatttgattttttattaacaCATCTGAAATAGCATTATATACCAGCAGCGCATGAGGtcgactttgaaaaaaaagaaagaaaaaaaacactgtaTAAAACGGAAAGACGGTAATACACGTTATATATTATGTATGATACATAACACAAATTTCGAAACCTATGTTAATCGATTCATTGATCccaattaaatttttcttttccccggTACGAAAAACCAACATCACACGCTTGACGGGTGaacgcaaacacacacacacacacacacacacacacacacacacacacacacacacacacacacacacacacacacacctgatTTACAGTGCAACAATGTAGGACAGCACTAAGTAAGTGGATGAATAAGCAGGTTTTCGCATTAAATCAGATGCTTCGAAATCGTATTAGACGATCGAAGCGTGTGATAAAACCACTAAAGTTTTATGAAACAACAAAGATAATGCggggtaaaataaaatagtgaCCTGCAGCGCCACGGTTTACCAGATCAAATGCGATTAAGGATCAGTACGGAGAGGGTGGTAAAGGAAAAACGGAAATCACACAACCAAGAAAAACAGGGGAGGGAGGGATCAAGAAACTgcaaaagacgaagaaaacatCGTCGGATGAAATTGGAGTGTCAACAAAAAGCGCTGAATATAATAATTTGGCACTTGGCGATGCATCTTACTTCTCTCAAAAtatagtttaaaaacaaaaatatgctGGTAGGTAGTAGCAAAACTCTTCTCTCGCTAAGTAGGTTACCGGCACGATATCCTGGGTGACGCTAAATCATATTTAGCGATTTTTATAATTACCATTAGGTATATAAGATGttggtattaaaaaaaaaaaaaaaaaaaaaaaaaaaggaagattttTTGATACCAATTCGCCAACAGGTGCTGCATTTTCTCATTCGAACTAAGATAAGAGCTGCAACAAGAGTAGCTTACACAGCGCTGACCAGATAACtcccaaaacattttctggaAAACTTCTGCtaaatttttgctaaaataataataaggattaaaaaaaaaaacaaggcacTCCTTctcttgaagaaaaaaacaaaacaaaaaaacacaagaaaaagaaaaaattaaatcctTACAATTCTAGAGGACGTCTCATTCtatatacataaaagacaaggTCGGTATTTGCTAATTTCTCTTTAGTTTCTTATTGGAACGCTTGATAATCAATGAATTCGAGTTGATAAGTGGGTCGTTTCGCTTCGCTTAGGCGGAGGAGGGGGTAGGCGTTTGCTACTGGTCGTCGAAATATTCGTTCCAGTCGACGCCGAGCTCATTCGCGCTGAATGCGTGTGACTCGCATGAACGGGCAAGTATGGATGCGTGTATTCCCGCAGTTCGACCGTGTTGCGATACTCGTCGCCAGGTGCGGCGGAGGTGGCCACCGTTGTTGACGAAGGCACGAAGACGTTCTCGTAAAATCCCATCGAGTTGTCAGAGGAAATGACATCAGAGCCGGACCCATAGTGCTCGGCCACCCACGCTCGAACGCTGTTTTCTTTATAGGCGGCTGGGACGGGCGCAATGGGCGGTGGTTGGTCTCTGAACCCGAGCACCGAATGTGGCGTCACCTCGGTGTCGTCTTTGCATTTCTGGGCTACCTGCCATTTTTTCTGCATCACCCGTTGCAGGTCCTTAAGGAACTCGCGCGGCGGAGTGACGGTGCACCCGGGCGCCGTCAATTTCTGTGGAATCGGCTGCTGTTTCAGCGAAGAACGTAAAGGGTCAACCCGTTTCGGAAGAATGGGCGGTCGGGGCGGTTTCGGAGGCGAGTTCATCAACGACGGCGACGGACTGCAGTCGACGTGTTCGTCGAACGTAATCCTTC of the Daphnia carinata strain CSIRO-1 chromosome 10, CSIRO_AGI_Dcar_HiC_V3, whole genome shotgun sequence genome contains:
- the LOC130702770 gene encoding 7SK snRNA methylphosphate capping enzyme-like; its protein translation is MASTQVVSLNIGQMKRVHFPTEGVDRPAEPTIPHFVSPKKMVKQSNSQRKRSLSLSFESKPQHFKRRRKDEFVRPTKFLLGGNSRDPLNLGSLADERINRALNEHTPESSPLPTPKHRKEEIEVLIPSNIRDPLNLNMPDDDLAERALISPNAVMRKKRGRNRKRRRTNSASEVLDARRNSPELRTLTLDLPVVKPVAVQAAENHVAAETKPENSISTREFKDLKLKTEAIRHCRRPDDKIVSPVVPQPGARKRCGFFPRSLSKESTAKTQSQRPFSRCPSRESQMAGSSQLNNNSEQSCSSQNVKEVKRFQYGNYDRYYGYRNPNCEDLRLRSFWREWFEDKDVLDIGCNAGHVTLCVARDFNPKQIVGIDIDPKLIAIARKNIKTYSGSHPNERQFPVSMPLMYGSIPSTSSSAASSRFPDNVSFVQGNYVPESDEFLQMVQPEYDAILCLSVTKWVHLNWKDAGLKRFFHRIFAHLRPGGKLVLEAQGWASYNKRKN